CGCTCAGACCTTGTTAAAGGATTTAGATAAGCAATCTTCCTTCACTTTCGTATTCGATCCGGCTCAGATGAGCGAGGTTAAGCTTCAAAATATCAGTTACAATCATTTACCCTTAAAACTTGTATTGGAAGACCTGGAAAAGAAGACCAATCTTAATTTTTCCATGTTAAACTCGAACATTTCAGTCCGCTTAAGGGTAAAGCCTCCCGTAAAAAAGCCAGAGCCGGGAAAAATAACCGGCACAATCAGCGATGAAAAAGGAGAAACTTTTCCAAGCGCAAGTATCAGAGTTATCGAATTGGGATCTGGTATGCAGAGTGCAGTTGATGGTACTTATGTGATGTCCCTTGCTCCGGGAACTTATACACTGGAAATCAGTTATATTTCTTATCAGACACAAAAAATTACTGGCGTACAAATCAAGGCAGGGGCAATAACAAAGCTGGATATTTCTATGAAACCTGCTGCAAACGCTTTAAAGGAAGTGGTCGTAACTTCAGGTTATCAAAAAGCTTCCACAGCAGGGTTATATGCAAGGCAGAAAACCGCTGCGGGGATCACTGATGGGATTTCTGCTGCACAGATAACGCGTACACCAGACAATAACGTAGGGGCAATTTTAAAGCGCGTGAGCGGTTTAAACGTTGTTGATAACCGTTATGTAGTCGTGCGCGGATTGAGTGACAGGTATAACCAGGCACAGATCGATGGGGTCACTCAGCCTAGTACAGACATGAGTCAGAAAAACTTTGCTTTTGATGCAATACCAGCCGAAATGGTGAGCAGTATTGTGGTCAATAAAACTGCCACACCAGATCTTTCCTCGGAGTTTGCCGGTGGTCAGGTTACTGTGAATACACTGGATATTCCGGTTCAGAATTTCACGCAGTTCCAGGTAGGTACCGGGTATAACAGCAATACGATTGGTAAAGATTTTATACAGGCAGGAAAGAGAGGGAATGCAGAGTTTCTGGGTTTCATGGGGGATGGACATAAATTACCGAATGGATTACGTAGCTGGGTAAATAGTAATCAGGGAGGTGTTCCTGATTATGTAGCAGCGCAAAGCAAGGCTTTTGATCCTGAAGGTTTCAGGTTTTACCGGTATGGATTTACACCTAATCAAAATTACCGGTTTTCTTTAGGCCGGACTTATCCTTTGAAAAATGGGGTGACTTTTGGTTTTGTAGGTGGGGTGACTTTACGTAATAGTCAGGAAATTACTGATTATATCAGTACCAGAGCTGGTTTCACAGTGCAGGCAATTGATAGTGCAAAAATCCGTCAGAACGGAAATATTTATCAATACAATTCTACTATAAGCGGACTTTTAAACTTTGGTATTCAGGGAAAAGGTTTTAAGATCAGCCTGAGAAACATGTATTCTCATGTGTATAAGAATGATTATTATACTTATACCAGCAGACAACCAAATGATGAAAGGGATACTTTAGAAAGCCGCAGAATAAAGTTTAATCTTCAGGCTCCGGAAAGTACAACAGTGCTGCAACATAAACTGGAAGGTGAGCATACTTTGGATGATTCTGGTGTTAAATTAACCTGGAATGGTTCCTATACCAGTGTAGGACAGCAGCTTAATGATCAGCGTAAATTCACCGCTTTTAATTCCGGAACTATAAACGGGCAGTCTTATTATCAGCGTTACCTGGTGGCGAACCCTTATCAGAATGATGGTAATCCTGATTATCGTTTGTATACAGATACCAAAGAAAAAGATTATAACTGGGGACTGAACCTTTCCAGATCTTTTGACTTTCTGAAAGACAAAACACTGGTTAAAATCGGGTATAGTGGTTTTTATAAAAAAAGAGATTTATCGAGTGTGATCGCTGAAATTTATAATGATTCGCATGATATTCTGGAGGTTGCTCCTTATGAATACAGTCTGCGTCCGGAAATTCTGGGCACCGGGCCGGGACAGGTATTTTATAATATCCCTGCGGAATTCGGTTCACAATTTAGTGGTACTTCAAATTCTCATAGTGCCTATGCGATGTTGGATCAGCGGTTATTCCAGAAGTTGAGGATAGTTTATGGCGTAAGGTATGAAACCTATAAACTGACCAATTTGCAGCTTAAAAGAAAGAGTGGAGATGAACAGGCCAATAAAGATGATAATACGAATTTTCTTCCTTCGGCAAATATTACCTATAGTTTAACTGAAAATCTGAATTTCAGAGCTTCTTATGCAACAACGATCATCAGACCTGATTTTAGAGAAACCTCTGATTTTAACTCTTATGATCCCCGCAGGGATATCAGAATACGGGGTGGTGATTTAAAAAGTACAAAGGTGAATAATGCGGATATCAGATTTGAATGGTATCCTGCTGCTGGTGAAATTATCTCTTTATCAGGATTCTATAAAAAATTTGATAAGCCAATTGAATTGGTTTTTATCCAGGAAATGGCTGTGGATCAATATGCTTTTCAGAATCAGAAGTCCGCAATTAACTATGGACTGGAACTGGAAATCAGAAAATCATTGAGTTTTATTGCTGACCGTTCCTGGTTACGTAATCTTTCAGTTTTTGGAAATGGAACCATCATCAGATCAAAAGTAAAAGCTATTCAGTATGGAGGCACTGATGGTAAAGAACCTAAAGAGGTTCAGTCGGCAAGACCACTTTTTGGCCAGTCTCCGTGGATAGCCAACGTTGGACTTTCTTATACAAAAGATCAGTATGGTGTTAATGTGGTTTACAACAAATCCGGATATCGTACCAATACTATTAATGACAATCCTCAATCTGTTGAATTTGAAATGGGACGTGATTTAGTGGATTTACAGTTGTTTACCCGTCTTTTTAAACAAAAAGGAGAGCTCAAACTGAATATAGCCAACCTGCTGAATTCAAAAACTACTTTTTATAAAAACTGGGAAGGCTATACGGGTGGTGGTGAGGGAGGTTTCACAGCAATACCCGGAAAATCCGAACGATACAATAAAGATGAGGGGGATTTTATCACCTACCAGGCTAAAAACGGGACGAATGTGAGCATGGCATTTACTTATAGATTTTAAACCTCAGAATAACGCTTATAAATCATGGGAAATCTAATAGGTAAACATATTTATAATATGAACTATTTATTTATATAATTTTTATAAATACCTTTTAATCAGTTTATTATTAATGTAAAATTAACATAGAATAACTTTTATGAAAACACTGGACTATTAACTTTATGATTATAAATAAAAACCCAAAAACCAATTAAAAAAACGATGAAAAAATTCACAAAACAGGCGCTTGCAATTGTTACAATTGCAGCATTCGCAGTCGCTGGCTGTAAAAAAGGATCTGATGGAAGCTTTGACCGTTCAACTGGGGCTGGCGGCCCTTTTACAGGAGCTGATTCTGTAATCGTTGGAAACATTTCTGCAAGCAGAACCTTGAGTCCGGGTAAAGTGTACAAATTAAAAGGTGTAGTTTATGTGACTGGCGGAGCTAAACTAACCATTAAACCAGGTACTGTATTAACTACAGGTGACGCTGTAAATTACAAAGTTGATCCTTCATCTGCGGTAGTAAATGCTATTGCTGGTGTATTGGTGATCACAAAAGGAGCTTCAATTAATGCAGTTGGAACACCTTCACAACCAATCGTATTCACTTCACCAAAAGCAAGCGGATCACGCGTAGCTGGTGATTTCGGAGGTGTAATTGTATTAGGACAATCAACTACAAACAGAGCTACTGCTCCTCAGATTGAAGGTTTACCAAAGTATGATGAGAATGGAGTTGCATTAGGTATTGATATCACTTATGGTGGTTCAATTCCAGCTGATAACTCTGGTAAAATTCAATATGTGCGTATAGAGTACGGTGGGTATAAATTAGCACCAGATAATGAAATCAATGGTTTAACACTTGGTGGTGTTGGGTCAGGTACAACTCTTGATCATATCCAGGTTTCTTATGGAGCTGACGATGCTTTCGAATTTTTTGGAGGTACTGTAAATGCAAAATATTTATTAGCTATTGGTAATGATGATGACGATTTCGATACTGATTTCGGATTCAGCGGAAATATCCAGTATGCAATTGGTCTGAAAGATCCTAGCTCAACACATAGTACTAGTGGTGGCGTTTCAGATTCAAACGGAATTGAGTCAGATAATGACGGTACAGGTACAACTGCTTCTCCAAGAACTAAACCTACTTATTCAAACTTCACTTTATTAGGTTATTCAACTACAAGCACAGCATTACGTGCAGGAAACCGCTGGAGAAGAAACAGTGATCTTTCTATCACTAACTCAATCATTGCTGGTTATAACACAGCAGCTGAATTCCAAAGCGGTACTGAAACCAGTGCAACTCCAGGTGGATTTAACAATAATAATGTTCATGCATTTACAACAGTATTCAGCCCGGCAACTGCTGTTTCTCTGACTGGAAGTACAAATGCAACTTCAACTGATGCTAATCCGGATGCATTTGTTGCATTAGGTATCAGAGGTACAAGAAATTTAAGCCCTTTCTATACGACTGCTGTAGCAGGAACTTACAATTTCAGTAACCTGACCCCAAGAGTTGCAGGCAGCACAAAAGGTGCGGTACTTACTGCTAACCTTAGTGAATGGACTTCTGGATGGGTACAATTTGCGCCTCAGACTTCTGTAGACTAATTCATAATTTTCTCTTTTTTGAAAAAGCAGTGTCCCTTATAAGGGGGCTGCTTTTTCCTTATTCCAACTCTATGAGAATAATTTTCTACTTTATTTTATCTGTACTAACCCTCTTTTGTTTTTTATCCTGTTCCAAAGGGGAGCCAGTGAAAGACCTGTTGTTTGGTAAACTTGCTATTCTGGATTTTACCCCGGGAGGAATCACAATTGTAGAAGGTGGTGCCAATAAATTACCTCCTCCTGTAAATAATGTAAGCCTGGTTTCAGGTGGGAACCGGTTCAGATTTTATGCGCAGAACAATTTATTATTAGATACCTCATTGATGGTAGAGGCCTATAAAAAACATACTTATTTTATGTTTAAGCCTAATGTAAATACACCATTTCGCGTTTTTGATGAATCATTAAATGGTTTTGATAAAGAAACTTTACCAGATGCCTCGTCAGTGAAAATTAGTTTTGCTAATTTTTCCGGTACGTTGCCTGATCTGGTCAATATCTATGTCAGGACAAATACTTATAAAATTCCAGTTTCCCAGCAAATACAAATTGGTGAATTTCTGAATGTTTCGACATCATTTTCTGGATTTAAAAAACTGACCCTCGGGCTGAACTCTTCCTCGCTGCCTGAAAATGCAATTATCCTGGTTGTCAAAGACCCGGTTAGTCAGCAGGTACTTAAAACGATCAATTTTACTTTACCAAAAGTTATCAATTCAGATCAATTGGTTGACTACGTCTATTTACTCTACGTAAACGACCAGAATGGCGTTACGACACTGATGAGCAAATAAGCTCCCAAAAAGAATGATTTTAATATTCATATAAATGAAAAAGCTCTTACTATTCCTACTAACCCTATTTTCTGTTGCAGTGTTTGGACAAGGCCAGCCAGCTTTGGAAATGCTTATTTTCCCAAAACACATTGAAGGAGGTGCTTTTGGACGTAATGGTATTCCTTATGTTTACCGTGCAAAAATCACTGGTTTAAAAGCAGGTCAGACTTATAGATATTCAAATTCAATTGTTGCTGCAACTACTGCCTCCGAAAATGCAGTAAGTTATATATATCTGCTTCCACCAGATAATGTAATTGCGGGAACCCCAGGTTATAAAAGTGGTGATTTTTACAGACCTCCTATTGGTAGTGGTGAAGCAGAAACTAAAAATGGGGCTTCTTTAAAGGCTGATCTCTCTGCTGAATATGGCGTTTTAAAAGCCGATCAAAATGGCAGTTACACAGGATGGTTTATTTTAGAAACCGTTAAATCTCTTTTCGCAGGTAATAAATTGCATTTAAGAATATCTTTAAACGACCCTGAATCTGCAAATCCAAGTGCAATTGCTTATAGATTACATCCCCCCGAATCTGATGTACTAACTATCCTTAGTATGGATGTAAACGATCAGGGCTTTCCCGGAGAGTCGGGAACTGCTATCCGAAGTACAAGTGCAGCAGGTGGAATCGCCAGGAATTTTGTATTCCTTTATGACAACGTGCAGGGAACAGGCCGGCCAATTGCCGGAACTTATATTGAGGATGATGGCGTGTTGGCTTCCAGAGCAGATATTGAAGGGCGATCTGGTTTTGCCCCATTTTATTTTGACAATGTAAATGGAACATCGGGCGCCTGGGGTGCGATGATTGTAAGTGACGATGCAAATGGTATTCGTCGTATTGAGCAGCGCAGCTTAGCAGACGGATCACTGGTTGGATACAATACTTCTGCAAACGGCTCCTGGGCCGATGGAGAGAAAGCCGGCGGAACAGTTTCAACTGCTATGTCTAGTTTAGGATCAGGGGATGACGGTACTAAATCCATTGTTCTTGATGGAACCAAAGTCACTCTTGCATTGCCAAAAACACCACAAACACTAGCTTTTACCAATACCTTTCCATCCACCTTTAAAGTAGGTGATGCAGATTTTACCTTATCAGCAAGCAGTACCGCTGGCTTAACCGCCTTCCAGTATACAGTTGCTCCGGCAGGAATTCTTCAGCTTACCGGGAGTACTGTCAAAATAATAGGAGGGGGAACAGCCGTAATTACGGTTACAGAACCTGGAAATACAACATTTGATCCGGGGACAGCGACCAAAACCATTATAGTAACTGCAACCCCGCAAACTATTACCGGCTTACCCGCTACATTGGCCGCAGTTTATGGCGATGGAAACATTACCTTGTCAGCTACAGGTGGTGCAAGCGGAAACGCGGTCACCTATACTTCAGATAATCCTGCGATCGCGGAGATCACCGGCAGTAACCAGGTACTGATCAAAAAACCGGGAACTGTCCTGATTAAAGCTAACCAGGCAGGAAGTGCAGATTATTCTCCGGCTACCGAGGTTATCAGTACATTAACCATTGCAAAAGCAAGCTTAAATGTAACCGCAGAAGATAAAATTAAAACACACGGAAGTGCAAACCCGGTAGCGACCTTCACCTATGGCCCTTTTGCAGGCGCAGATGATGCAACCTCGCTAACAGGAACCCCAATCTTAACCATTCAGGCAGATGCTGCATCTGCGGCAGGCGTATATGATATTCTGGTGGATGTTTCGGGCTTAACGTCAGAGAAGTATACTTTCAACCCCATCAAAGGAAAGCTAACGATCGAAACTAAAAAAGATCAGTTGATTACCCTGAGTAATCTTCCTGCTACTGCTGCCTACGGAGATCAGCCATTGATTTTCCAGGCCGCCAGTAATACAGCAAACCCAATTTCTTTTACCAGTTCCAATCCGGCTATTGCGGTAGTTGAAAAAGATATAGCAGGAGAGTGGACAGTCAGGATCCTTGGTGCTGGCCAGGTCAAT
The sequence above is drawn from the Pedobacter cryoconitis genome and encodes:
- a CDS encoding TonB-dependent receptor, producing MIIYLLSKKKYTVYPLQPLLLLSFLITFLSFYSISKAQGQSGTITLMYKNCTAQTLLKDLDKQSSFTFVFDPAQMSEVKLQNISYNHLPLKLVLEDLEKKTNLNFSMLNSNISVRLRVKPPVKKPEPGKITGTISDEKGETFPSASIRVIELGSGMQSAVDGTYVMSLAPGTYTLEISYISYQTQKITGVQIKAGAITKLDISMKPAANALKEVVVTSGYQKASTAGLYARQKTAAGITDGISAAQITRTPDNNVGAILKRVSGLNVVDNRYVVVRGLSDRYNQAQIDGVTQPSTDMSQKNFAFDAIPAEMVSSIVVNKTATPDLSSEFAGGQVTVNTLDIPVQNFTQFQVGTGYNSNTIGKDFIQAGKRGNAEFLGFMGDGHKLPNGLRSWVNSNQGGVPDYVAAQSKAFDPEGFRFYRYGFTPNQNYRFSLGRTYPLKNGVTFGFVGGVTLRNSQEITDYISTRAGFTVQAIDSAKIRQNGNIYQYNSTISGLLNFGIQGKGFKISLRNMYSHVYKNDYYTYTSRQPNDERDTLESRRIKFNLQAPESTTVLQHKLEGEHTLDDSGVKLTWNGSYTSVGQQLNDQRKFTAFNSGTINGQSYYQRYLVANPYQNDGNPDYRLYTDTKEKDYNWGLNLSRSFDFLKDKTLVKIGYSGFYKKRDLSSVIAEIYNDSHDILEVAPYEYSLRPEILGTGPGQVFYNIPAEFGSQFSGTSNSHSAYAMLDQRLFQKLRIVYGVRYETYKLTNLQLKRKSGDEQANKDDNTNFLPSANITYSLTENLNFRASYATTIIRPDFRETSDFNSYDPRRDIRIRGGDLKSTKVNNADIRFEWYPAAGEIISLSGFYKKFDKPIELVFIQEMAVDQYAFQNQKSAINYGLELEIRKSLSFIADRSWLRNLSVFGNGTIIRSKVKAIQYGGTDGKEPKEVQSARPLFGQSPWIANVGLSYTKDQYGVNVVYNKSGYRTNTINDNPQSVEFEMGRDLVDLQLFTRLFKQKGELKLNIANLLNSKTTFYKNWEGYTGGGEGGFTAIPGKSERYNKDEGDFITYQAKNGTNVSMAFTYRF